The window CATCCAAATCAAACCCGATCCTGCTACCGTAAAAATTCTTCTGACAGACGGCCTCGGTCCCTTGCCGAGACCGACCTTTCATCTCGCGGGGTCCCGATGAAGGGTCTTGCTCAAGGGAAAGGAGAGATCACATGAAATTCGCACGCAATGTCCACTTCCAGATCAAGAAGGGCAAAGAGACTGAATTCACCAACCTCTGGAAGAAGGAAATCCTTCCGATTCTCCGGAAGCAGAACGGTTTTCAGGAGGAAGTGAACCTCCTCAACCCGAAGGGCGCGGAGTTCATCAGCCTGTGGGACAACCGGGAGAATGCCGAAACTTACGCGACCGCGACCTACCCGCAGGTCCTCGCGAAGCTGACGCCATTGCTCGACGGAACGCCCAAGGTCGAGACTTACGAGAACGCCTCGAGCTACGCCCGACTGTAACCGGTATCCCTCGGCGCGAAGGCGCCTCGGTCAGAGAGGCCCCCGCGAGGGGGCCTCTTTTTGTGTTACGGGGATTCCGGCTTCGCATGTCCCGGCCAACGCGGCGCGCGGTCGGATCTACGACATGAATTAAGCAGGTGCCTCGAGCTGCGAGTCCTTCCGCGGCGCGACGAAAACCGCGAAAGCATTCCACTTCCATTCGCATTACGCGAGTGAAGAACACTCGGAGCGGGAAAGCCGATCGCCGGTGTGATTCGTTTGGATCATGGACTCTTCCGGCAGACAGGGCGAATCTGCAATCTCCCGGTACAACAGGCGCGCCGAAAAGAATGCGTGACGCCCTGACGACGATTTCAGCCAGTTTCCGGTAACGGAGAAAAGGAGGACATCATGAGTTGCCGTCGCCCCGGAGCCCTTTTCCGGCTGCCGCTCCCTGCCGCTGCAGCGGTCATTCTTCTTCTGGCGGCCGTGCAGGCCTCGGCCGCCGGCCGTCCGCAGCCGTTCTCCCCCGCGCACGACGTCACGGTGATGACTCAGAACCTCTACCCCGGGTTCTTCGAAAGCGATGTCCTGTCCGCCCAGACGCCCGAGGAGCTCGTCGCGGCGGCTGCCGACGCCTGGCAGGCGATCCACGACACCGACTTCCCGGCGCGCGCCGACCGCATCGCGGAAGAGATCGCGTCCGCGAGACCGGATCTCGTGGGCTTGCAGGAGGCCTTCGCCTACACGGAATTCGACGCCGAGTTCAACGTCGTCGAGTCGATCGACTTCCTCGACATCCTCCTCGAAAAGCTCGCTGACCACGGCGCGCACTACCGGGTCGCGGCGTCGGAAACCGACATCGACGTCTTCCTCCCGATCGACTTCGAGGGCGACGGCGTCGAGGCGACGGACCGCGGCGCCTTCCTCGTGCGGACCGATCTTCCTTCCGGCTTCCTGCGCGTTCTCTCTGCCAGCTCCGGCAACTTCGACGCGCACATCGAGTTCCCGGTGCTCGACGGCTCGATCCTCATCCAGCGCGGCTGGCAGTCGGCGGACGTCTTCATCCGCGGACGCTTCTTCCGCTTCGTCAATACGCATCTCGAGGATCTCGATCTCGACGTCCAGGCGGCTCAGGTCGCCGAGCTTCTCGCCGGCCCCGCCGACGGCGGCGGGCTTCCGGTCATTCTCGTCGGCGACTTCAACTCCGACGCGAACACCGACGAACCCGGCTACGCCGCGGTCCT of the Thermoanaerobaculia bacterium genome contains:
- a CDS encoding endonuclease/exonuclease/phosphatase family protein codes for the protein MSCRRPGALFRLPLPAAAAVILLLAAVQASAAGRPQPFSPAHDVTVMTQNLYPGFFESDVLSAQTPEELVAAAADAWQAIHDTDFPARADRIAEEIASARPDLVGLQEAFAYTEFDAEFNVVESIDFLDILLEKLADHGAHYRVAASETDIDVFLPIDFEGDGVEATDRGAFLVRTDLPSGFLRVLSASSGNFDAHIEFPVLDGSILIQRGWQSADVFIRGRFFRFVNTHLEDLDLDVQAAQVAELLAGPADGGGLPVILVGDFNSDANTDEPGYAAVLAGGFADTWLDLHPSDTAYTCCQTPDLLSPYALSFRYDVIFRKDGPTTQDIFLVGDENADRVPPPNGLWPSDHAGVVSTLLLPDLD